One genomic segment of Gottschalkia acidurici 9a includes these proteins:
- the jag gene encoding RNA-binding cell elongation regulator Jag/EloR, giving the protein MMSVVKNAKTVEEAISLGLSELGVEKEEVNIEVLKQPTKRLFGLMGTTDAEVKLTITNDPVTMADNFLKEIFEKMNIKGNFEIERKKNDLFIDITDINSVDKGIIIGKRGNTLDSLQYILSLALNKDRSKYIRIVLDTGNYRDRREETLVELAHKMATKAKSNKRPIKLEPMSPYERRIIHAALQNQPGISTYSEGEDPYRRIVIESE; this is encoded by the coding sequence ATGATGTCTGTGGTAAAAAATGCCAAGACTGTAGAAGAAGCTATAAGTCTAGGATTATCTGAGTTAGGTGTAGAAAAGGAAGAAGTTAATATAGAAGTTCTAAAGCAACCTACCAAAAGACTATTTGGTCTTATGGGAACTACGGATGCGGAGGTAAAACTTACAATTACTAATGACCCAGTAACTATGGCAGACAATTTTTTAAAAGAAATATTTGAAAAAATGAATATAAAGGGAAACTTTGAAATAGAAAGAAAGAAGAATGATCTCTTTATAGACATTACAGATATAAATAGTGTGGACAAGGGTATAATTATTGGGAAAAGAGGAAACACACTAGATTCTTTACAATATATATTAAGTCTAGCTTTAAACAAAGATAGAAGTAAGTATATTAGAATAGTTTTAGATACGGGAAACTATAGGGATAGAAGAGAGGAAACTCTTGTGGAGCTGGCTCATAAAATGGCAACTAAAGCTAAAAGCAATAAGAGACCTATAAAATTAGAGCCAATGAGTCCATACGAAAGAAGAATAATACACGCAGCTCTTCAAAATCAACCAGGGATATCAACTTATAGTGAAGGTGAAGATCCTTATAGAAGAATAGTTATAGAAAGTGAATAG
- a CDS encoding YidC/Oxa1 family membrane protein insertase, with the protein MIDIFARPLGALLRLIYNMLTSANLDFKYVSAYAMSIIITTIIFKLILLPLTLKQTKSMKALQDIQPKMQELQKKYKDDQQTLSMKTMELYKEHNVNPLGGCLPLLLQMPILFAYFRVMQSPVKYVFESEKVYEAINKSFLWVQNIALAPSAMVNGSVNEIQVLGFTIPLIAVIAAITTYISNKMMTASQPAANDQAASTQKTMNIMTPLIILMFGYNYAVGLTLYWTVSNVFQMIQQFAINKALDRNAKGEVK; encoded by the coding sequence ATGATAGATATATTTGCACGCCCATTAGGTGCTTTATTAAGGCTAATATATAACATGCTTACTAGTGCAAACTTGGATTTTAAATATGTATCAGCATATGCGATGTCAATTATAATAACTACAATCATATTTAAGTTGATACTATTGCCTTTAACTTTAAAGCAAACTAAGTCTATGAAGGCGTTACAAGACATACAGCCTAAGATGCAGGAATTGCAAAAAAAGTATAAAGATGATCAACAAACTTTAAGTATGAAAACTATGGAACTTTATAAAGAACATAACGTAAATCCTCTCGGAGGATGTTTGCCATTACTTCTTCAAATGCCTATATTATTTGCATACTTTAGAGTAATGCAATCACCAGTAAAGTATGTATTTGAAAGTGAAAAGGTATATGAAGCTATAAATAAAAGCTTTCTTTGGGTACAAAATATAGCTCTTGCACCTAGTGCTATGGTTAATGGTAGTGTAAACGAAATACAGGTGTTAGGATTTACTATACCACTTATAGCTGTAATAGCAGCTATAACAACTTATATTAGTAATAAAATGATGACTGCTTCTCAACCAGCAGCTAATGATCAAGCGGCATCTACTCAAAAAACTATGAATATAATGACACCTCTTATAATACTAATGTTTGGTTATAACTATGCAGTTGGACTTACACTGTATTGGACAGTATCTAATGTTTTCCAAATGATACAACAGTTTGCGATAAACAAAGCTTTAGATCGTAATGCTAAGGGGGAAGTAAAATAA
- the rpmH gene encoding 50S ribosomal protein L34 codes for MKRTYQPKRRQRSKEHGFRKRMSTKSGRNILKNRRLRGRKKLSA; via the coding sequence ATGAAAAGAACTTATCAACCTAAAAGAAGACAAAGAAGTAAAGAGCATGGATTTAGAAAAAGAATGAGTACAAAATCAGGTAGAAATATATTAAAAAACCGTAGATTAAGAGGTAGAAAAAAATTATCAGCATAA
- the rnpA gene encoding ribonuclease P protein component, with protein sequence MNKDQTLRNNKEFRYVYDKGKSFANKYIVMFFIKNELGFNRVGFSTTKKLGNSVVRNKFKRRMKESYRLNKDKFKQGYDIVFLSRPSAKDIDYKSIESAILHLGKISKLLIKG encoded by the coding sequence ATGAATAAAGATCAAACATTACGAAATAATAAAGAATTTAGATATGTTTATGATAAGGGTAAATCCTTTGCAAATAAGTATATTGTTATGTTTTTTATAAAAAATGAACTGGGATTTAACAGAGTTGGATTTTCTACTACTAAAAAGTTAGGTAATAGTGTGGTTAGAAATAAGTTTAAAAGAAGAATGAAAGAATCTTATAGATTGAATAAAGATAAGTTTAAGCAAGGGTACGATATAGTATTTTTATCTAGACCTTCAGCTAAAGATATAGATTATAAATCTATAGAAAGTGCCATACTACACTTAGGGAAGATTTCTAAACTCTTAATAAAAGGTTAA
- the yidD gene encoding membrane protein insertion efficiency factor YidD, with product MKKLLLFAIRAYQKFVSPIKPRTCRFYPTCSTYSIQAIEKYGALKGSLKSVKRILKCHPFNPGGYDPLE from the coding sequence ATGAAAAAATTACTCCTATTTGCTATAAGAGCATATCAAAAGTTCGTTTCTCCTATAAAGCCTAGAACTTGTAGATTTTATCCTACATGCTCGACATATTCTATACAAGCAATAGAGAAGTACGGAGCATTAAAAGGTAGTCTTAAAAGTGTAAAAAGAATACTAAAGTGTCATCCATTTAATCCAGGAGGATATGATCCTCTAGAATAA